One window of Daphnia carinata strain CSIRO-1 chromosome 7, CSIRO_AGI_Dcar_HiC_V3, whole genome shotgun sequence genomic DNA carries:
- the LOC130702196 gene encoding serine protease nudel-like isoform X4: protein MILPLLLECQTRQQRQQQQRQQQKQHQQRQQQPKQQQATTTSLSTTSPLPLVTTIAHGTGNKTTIIEEHENTTASTTESSTVINSTSRAPEITVPMEVDNDKNNDDLDESEVVELEPPSYPCPGSPNTLIYHEQMCNGLVDCPEATDEIGCTCRNRMDPSKICDGVFDCPSLDDETGCRGCNASQFNCDITRQRPLCIPLRQRCDGLEQCPDGMDEISCSILSPNEYSLEVSVAKYSSGYVMHNVKSKWYPLCGSSGNVTSLISGICQLTVGDGLGSFNISKRKANSAVYKGQYAMMFDVAKRVRLVKNCSDLVFVECPSPRCGRKAPTQAEIGHRMTTKSNNATIATTTTKMPFQNVFFSNSSKTSGQSLQQAFETPRNLTDQPRVLERRLRRADFHCQSLGCSRLTGRYSHSKTQRRKRRGTLNRVVGGRESNMGAWPWAVAIIRDGVFKCGGSLLDSNWILSAAHCFPALEKSHFEIQLGMLRRSSYSPLEQTRAILSIYIHPNYNSHTLENDIALLRVQKPLQLNQWTAPACLPSFGYFPRNDTLCTVVGWGNVQENGPESDSLREVAVPIKPCSADLAARKDKILCAGYPEGKKDSCQGDSGGPFICPDPKIRDRWLLVGIVSFGLGCARPGELGAYTNVAYYVNWIAEVMDEKTVQLKRIPKQSCSGLICPRGTGACLTPDLICDGIIDCLNAEDELGCTTNLPPTSHEPIVTTISPNLTTTALPRPTVCSVDQFTCSKVFQCVQLSHKCNKVIDCIDGTDESSCSCGDYLKGIGNSELLCDNHVDCADFSDEAGCRTCRSDEYYSLASAQCTPYKEMCNNRVKNAQGDDESQCLALIPQYFSVALDRTGRPKREQSGLVAMNKLGVWNPICVQNWSSSVSDEICSFIGYGPGLSYSLLSGSKLLPLKPLEPPQGFLWNSSKPSQSPSTLFKSDLGLFSEDFNLTALHSIAKRQSVTSTTSDCKFVNVTCSNQLCGIRPNLGGWDTLPNTEGRFPWHATLFLEGQYLCGATLVAPQWLLVSSVCFRNIDLTKDYVAALLGSRRLIPFTSPMEQILRVANSVKISTTSKMTLLFLERPVKLTEHVNHVCLASSREAVRNLIKNQCVAVGMNGTLLASSASFSQIKLNVGRTLLATWTNNETISCPSDKWSGNVVCSDGFTWYAVAVFERDCSKREPYVNTLEGIWQNFDTIRETITCNQTNLKAIQRKKRQLQISCTILPAPRCDSWRCPLGACLSKNETCDGIPNCRDRSDETEACRPAEKNELMPSVNSSICDESEYKCLDGQCIPGDALCDGVVDCAAGEDEKAPFSDLECPTDFFRCLSPGQNRSQETIPMSAVCDGAENCSNGMDESKCVSLSAEYPVIVDTNGNPLKLSPSGFVVVRVNGVWYLYCANLWSEKLTAGTCSVFGFGKRASFEAVGSSAFSPISKASQQCSLAVFLNCA, encoded by the exons ATGATTCTGCCTCTTCTATTGGAATGTCAAACTCGTCAACAACGacaacagcagcaacgacAACAGCAAAAGCAACATCAACAACGCCAACAACAACCGAAGCAACaacaagcaacaacaacaagtttGTCTACAACTAGTCCGTTGCCACTTGTCACGACTATTGCGCATGGAACTGGTAACAAGACAACAATTATAGAAGAACATGAGAACACGACTGCCAGTACAACAGAAAGTTCTACTGTTATCAATTCGACTAGCAGAGCACCGGAAATAACAGTACCTATGGAAGTTGACAATGATAAAAACAACGATGATTTAGACGAATCTGAGGTGGTGGAGTTGGAACCGCCGTCATATCCGTGTCCTGGATCTCCAAACACATTGATCTACCACGAGCAAATGTGCAATGGCCTGGTGGACTGTCCGGAGGCTACCGACGAGATAGGTTGTACTTGCCGGAACCGAATGGATCCCAGTAAAATCTGTGATGGGGTTTTCGATTGCCCTTCTCTTGACGATGAAACAGGGTGTCGCG GTTGTAACGCAAGCCAGTTTAATTGCGACATCACAAGGCAAAGACCTCTATGCATTCCATTGAGACAACGATGTGATGGCTTGGAGCAATGTCCTGATGGAATGGATGAAATCAGTTGCAGCATTCTATCACCTAATGAATACTCACTTGAG GTTTCCGTAGCTAAGTACAGCTCCGGATATGTGATGCATAATGTCAAGAGTAAGTGGTATCCGTTGTGTGGTTCATCCGGCAACGTGACCAGCTTGATCTCCGGCATTTGTCAGTTGACTGTTGGTGACGGTCTTGG CAGTTTCAACAtatccaaaagaaaagcgaatTCCGCGGTTTACAAAGGCCAATACGCCATGATGTTTGATGTTGCAAAAAGAGTCAGGCTTGTCAAAAACTGTTCGGATCTCGTTTTTGTTGAGTGTCCGTCACCTCGGTGTGGTAGGAAGGCTCCGACTCAGGCAGAAATCGGTCATAGAATGACAACTAAATCCAACAACGCAACGATAGCCACAACTACGACAAAAATGCCTtttcaaaacgttttctttAGCAATTCATCAAAGACTTCTGGACAAAGTTTGCAGCAGGCGTTTGAAACTCCTAGAAATTTGACAG ATCAACCCCGTGTTCTTGAGCGCCGTCTTCGAAGAGCGGACTTCCACTGCCAATCGCTCGGGTGTAGTCGCCTCACTGGTCGTTATTCGCATTCAAAAACCCAAC GACGTAAGAGACGAGGCACTTTGAACAGAGTGGTTGGCGGCCGCGAAAGCAATATGGGTGCTTGGCCATGGGCGGTGGCCATCATTCGCGACGGTGTCTTCAAATGCGGTGGTTCTTTGCTAGACAGCAATTGGATCTTGTCAGCAGCCCATTGTTTTCCCGC GTTGGAGAAATctcattttgaaattcaattggGTATGTTACGGCGGTCTTCTTATTCCCCCTTGGAGCAAACTCGAGCCATTCTTTCCATTTATATTCACCCAAATTACAATTCGCATACCCTGGAAAACGACATTGCATTATTGCGAGTACAAAAGCCTTTGCAACTCAATCAATGGACTGCTCCCGCATGTCTGCcaagttttggctattttCCACGCAACGACACACTTTGTACCGTCGTCGGATGGGGAAACGTCCAAGAAAACGGACCTGAAT CGGATTCGCTTCGTGAGGTTGCTGTTCCTATTAAACCTTGCAGCGCTGACCTGGCTGCCCGTAAGGACAAAATCCTGTGCGCAGGTTATCCCGAAGGAAAAAAGGATTCGTGTCAGGGAGATTCAGGTGGACCCTTCATTTGCCC GGATCCGAAAATTCGTGACCGTTGGTTATTGGTTGGAATAGTCAGTTTTGGTTTGGGATGTGCGCGCCCCGGAGAATTGGGTGCTTATACTAATGTTGCTTACTACGTGAACTGGATTGCTGAAGTCATGG atgAAAAGACCGTACAGTTAAAGCGGATTCCTAAACAGAGTTGCAGCGGGCTGATATGTCCGCGCGGAACGGGAGCCTGCTTAACCCCAGACTTGATTTGTGATGGAATCATAGATTGCTTGAACGCAGAGGATGAACTGGGTTGCACTACAAACCTTCCGCCTACAAGTCACGAGCCAATTGTTACGACAATTTCTCCAAATTTAACCACCACTGCACTGCCACGTCCAACCGTCTGCTCGGTTGACCAATTCACTTGTTCCAA AGTGTTCCAGTGCGTTCAGCTTTCGCATAAGTGCAACAAGGTCATTGACTGCATCGATGGAACGGATGAATCTTCCTGTTCTTGCGGCGATTATTTAAAGGGCATTGGAAATTCTGAATTACTCTGCGACAACCATGTCGACTGCGCAGATTTTTCGGATGAAGCCGGATGTC ggactTGTCGATCGGATGAATATTACTCACTCGCTTCCGCGCAGTGCACTCCATACAAAGAAATGTGTAATAATCGTGTAAAGAATGCACAAGGCGATGATGAATCTCAATGCC tGGCCCTGATTCCGCAATACTTCTCTGTTGCACTCGATCGAACTGGAAGACCCAAACGTGAGCAATCGGGTTTAGTAGCCATGAACAAACTGGGGGTCTGGAATCCAATTTGCGTTCAAAATTGGTCGTCTTCGGTCAGTGACGAAATCTGCAGTTTCATTGGATATGg GCCTGGGCTTTCATACAGTTTACTTTCTGGTTCGAAGCTGCTTCCATTAAAACCATTGGAACCACCACAAGGATTCCTGTGGAATTCTTCAAAACCATCACAATCGCCATCGACTCTATTTAAAAGCGATCTTGGTTTGTTCAGCGAAGATTTCAATTTGACAGCATTACATTCGATTGCCAAACGACAATCTGTAACCTCTACAACGAGCGATTGCAAATTTGTGAATGTAACATGTAGCAACCAACTGTGCGGAATCCGACCGAATCTCGGCGGATGGGACACCTTGCCGAACACTGAAGGACGTTTCCCTTGGCATGCTACCCTTTTCCTCGAAGGCCAATATCTTTGCGGTGCAACGCTAGTGGCCCCTCAATGGCTACTAGTATCCTCCGTCTGTTTCCGCAACATTGA CTTGACCAAAGACTACGTAGCTGCCTTATTAGGTAGCAGGAGGCTGATACCATTTACTTCACCGATGGAACAAATTCTGCGTGTTGCAAATAGCGTGAAAATTTCTACAACCAGCAAGATGACCCTTCTCTTCCTTGAACGGCCCGTCAAGTTGACTGAACATGTGAACCACGTTTGTTTAGCTTCATC TAGGGAAGCTGTGCGCAACCTCATCAAGAACCAATGCGTGGCAGTCGGAATGAATGGAACGCTACTGGCTAGTTCGGCTAGTTTTTCGcaaataaaattgaatgtCGGTCGTACACTTTTGGCCACCTGGACCAACAACGAAACTATCTCTTGCCCTTCG GACAAGTGGTCTGGTAACGTAGTTTGCTCCGATGGCTTTACCTGGTATGCCGTTGCCGTCTTTGAGCGTGATTGTTCTAAAAGAGAACCATATGTTAACACTCTCGAGGGAATTTGGCAAAATTTTGATACCATTAGGGAAACtataa CGTGCAaccaaacaaatttaaaagcTATCCAGAGGAAAAAACGGCAGCTTCAAATTTCGTGTACAA TCCTACCAGCGCCTAGGTGTGACTCTTGGCGTTGCCCATTGGGTGCTTGCCTGAGTAAGAATGAAACATGTGACGGCATCCCTAACTGTCGGGATCGCAGTGATGAAACAGAAGCTTGCCGTCCTGCTGAAAAGAATGAATTGATGCCATCCGTTAACTCATCAATATGTGATGAAAGCGAGTACAAATGTCTTGATGGTCAATGTATCCCTGGCGACGCACTTTGCGATGGTGTAGTTGATTGCGCCGCTGGTGAAGATGAAAAAGCGCCTTTTAGTGATCTAGAATGTCCCACTGATTTCTTTCGTTGTCTCAGTCCAGG acAAAACCGTAGTCAAGAAACGATCCCCATGTCAGCTGTCTGCGATGGTGCAGAGAATTGTTCAAACGGCATGGATGAGTCGAAGTGCGTGTCACTTAGTGCTGAATACCCGGTCATAGTTGACACAAATGG GAATCCATTGAAACTTTCACCGTCtggatttgttgttgttcgtgTAAACGGCGTGTGGTATCTTTACTGCGCAAACTTGTGGTCGGAGAAACTGACCGCTGGTACTTGTAGTGTTTTCGGTTTTGGGAAACGGGCTTCGTTTGAAGCTGTCGGTTCATCGGCCTTTTCACCGATCAGTAAGGCCAGTCAACAATGCTCACTTGCCGTTTTTCTTAATTGCGCCTAG
- the LOC130702196 gene encoding serine protease nudel-like isoform X3: protein MILPLLLECQTRQQRQQQQRQQQKQHQQRQQQPKQQQATTTSLSTTSPLPLVTTIAHGTGNKTTIIEEHENTTASTTESSTVINSTSRAPEITVPMEVDNDKNNDDLDESEVVELEPPSYPCPGSPNTLIYHEQMCNGLVDCPEATDEIGCTCRNRMDPSKICDGVFDCPSLDDETGCRGCNASQFNCDITRQRPLCIPLRQRCDGLEQCPDGMDEISCSILSPNEYSLEVSVAKYSSGYVMHNVKSKWYPLCGSSGNVTSLISGICQLTVGDGLGFNISKRKANSAVYKGQYAMMFDVAKRVRLVKNCSDLVFVECPSPRCGRKAPTQAEIGHRMTTKSNNATIATTTTKMPFQNVFFSNSSKTSGQSLQQAFETPRNLTDQPRVLERRLRRADFHCQSLGCSRLTGRYSHSKTQRRKRRGTLNRVVGGRESNMGAWPWAVAIIRDGVFKCGGSLLDSNWILSAAHCFPALEKSHFEIQLGMLRRSSYSPLEQTRAILSIYIHPNYNSHTLENDIALLRVQKPLQLNQWTAPACLPSFGYFPRNDTLCTVVGWGNVQENGPESDSLREVAVPIKPCSADLAARKDKILCAGYPEGKKDSCQGDSGGPFICPDPKIRDRWLLVGIVSFGLGCARPGELGAYTNVAYYVNWIAEVMDEKTVQLKRIPKQSCSGLICPRGTGACLTPDLICDGIIDCLNAEDELGCTTNLPPTSHEPIVTTISPNLTTTALPRPTVCSVDQFTCSKVFQCVQLSHKCNKVIDCIDGTDESSCSCGDYLKGIGNSELLCDNHVDCADFSDEAGCRTCRSDEYYSLASAQCTPYKEMCNNRVKNAQGDDESQCLALIPQYFSVALDRTGRPKREQSGLVAMNKLGVWNPICVQNWSSSVSDEICSFIGYGPGLSYSLLSGSKLLPLKPLEPPQGFLWNSSKPSQSPSTLFKSDLGLFSEDFNLTALHSIAKRQSVTSTTSDCKFVNVTCSNQLCGIRPNLGGWDTLPNTEGRFPWHATLFLEGQYLCGATLVAPQWLLVSSVCFRNIDLTKDYVAALLGSRRLIPFTSPMEQILRVANSVKISTTSKMTLLFLERPVKLTEHVNHVCLASSREAVRNLIKNQCVAVGMNGTLLASSASFSQIKLNVGRTLLATWTNNETISCPSDKWSGNVVCSDGFTWYAVAVFERDCSKREPYVNTLEGIWQNFDTIRETITCNQTNLKAIQRKKRQLQISCTMPVLPAPRCDSWRCPLGACLSKNETCDGIPNCRDRSDETEACRPAEKNELMPSVNSSICDESEYKCLDGQCIPGDALCDGVVDCAAGEDEKAPFSDLECPTDFFRCLSPGQNRSQETIPMSAVCDGAENCSNGMDESKCVSLSAEYPVIVDTNGNPLKLSPSGFVVVRVNGVWYLYCANLWSEKLTAGTCSVFGFGKRASFEAVGSSAFSPISKASQQCSLAVFLNCA, encoded by the exons ATGATTCTGCCTCTTCTATTGGAATGTCAAACTCGTCAACAACGacaacagcagcaacgacAACAGCAAAAGCAACATCAACAACGCCAACAACAACCGAAGCAACaacaagcaacaacaacaagtttGTCTACAACTAGTCCGTTGCCACTTGTCACGACTATTGCGCATGGAACTGGTAACAAGACAACAATTATAGAAGAACATGAGAACACGACTGCCAGTACAACAGAAAGTTCTACTGTTATCAATTCGACTAGCAGAGCACCGGAAATAACAGTACCTATGGAAGTTGACAATGATAAAAACAACGATGATTTAGACGAATCTGAGGTGGTGGAGTTGGAACCGCCGTCATATCCGTGTCCTGGATCTCCAAACACATTGATCTACCACGAGCAAATGTGCAATGGCCTGGTGGACTGTCCGGAGGCTACCGACGAGATAGGTTGTACTTGCCGGAACCGAATGGATCCCAGTAAAATCTGTGATGGGGTTTTCGATTGCCCTTCTCTTGACGATGAAACAGGGTGTCGCG GTTGTAACGCAAGCCAGTTTAATTGCGACATCACAAGGCAAAGACCTCTATGCATTCCATTGAGACAACGATGTGATGGCTTGGAGCAATGTCCTGATGGAATGGATGAAATCAGTTGCAGCATTCTATCACCTAATGAATACTCACTTGAG GTTTCCGTAGCTAAGTACAGCTCCGGATATGTGATGCATAATGTCAAGAGTAAGTGGTATCCGTTGTGTGGTTCATCCGGCAACGTGACCAGCTTGATCTCCGGCATTTGTCAGTTGACTGTTGGTGACGGTCTTGG TTTCAACAtatccaaaagaaaagcgaatTCCGCGGTTTACAAAGGCCAATACGCCATGATGTTTGATGTTGCAAAAAGAGTCAGGCTTGTCAAAAACTGTTCGGATCTCGTTTTTGTTGAGTGTCCGTCACCTCGGTGTGGTAGGAAGGCTCCGACTCAGGCAGAAATCGGTCATAGAATGACAACTAAATCCAACAACGCAACGATAGCCACAACTACGACAAAAATGCCTtttcaaaacgttttctttAGCAATTCATCAAAGACTTCTGGACAAAGTTTGCAGCAGGCGTTTGAAACTCCTAGAAATTTGACAG ATCAACCCCGTGTTCTTGAGCGCCGTCTTCGAAGAGCGGACTTCCACTGCCAATCGCTCGGGTGTAGTCGCCTCACTGGTCGTTATTCGCATTCAAAAACCCAAC GACGTAAGAGACGAGGCACTTTGAACAGAGTGGTTGGCGGCCGCGAAAGCAATATGGGTGCTTGGCCATGGGCGGTGGCCATCATTCGCGACGGTGTCTTCAAATGCGGTGGTTCTTTGCTAGACAGCAATTGGATCTTGTCAGCAGCCCATTGTTTTCCCGC GTTGGAGAAATctcattttgaaattcaattggGTATGTTACGGCGGTCTTCTTATTCCCCCTTGGAGCAAACTCGAGCCATTCTTTCCATTTATATTCACCCAAATTACAATTCGCATACCCTGGAAAACGACATTGCATTATTGCGAGTACAAAAGCCTTTGCAACTCAATCAATGGACTGCTCCCGCATGTCTGCcaagttttggctattttCCACGCAACGACACACTTTGTACCGTCGTCGGATGGGGAAACGTCCAAGAAAACGGACCTGAAT CGGATTCGCTTCGTGAGGTTGCTGTTCCTATTAAACCTTGCAGCGCTGACCTGGCTGCCCGTAAGGACAAAATCCTGTGCGCAGGTTATCCCGAAGGAAAAAAGGATTCGTGTCAGGGAGATTCAGGTGGACCCTTCATTTGCCC GGATCCGAAAATTCGTGACCGTTGGTTATTGGTTGGAATAGTCAGTTTTGGTTTGGGATGTGCGCGCCCCGGAGAATTGGGTGCTTATACTAATGTTGCTTACTACGTGAACTGGATTGCTGAAGTCATGG atgAAAAGACCGTACAGTTAAAGCGGATTCCTAAACAGAGTTGCAGCGGGCTGATATGTCCGCGCGGAACGGGAGCCTGCTTAACCCCAGACTTGATTTGTGATGGAATCATAGATTGCTTGAACGCAGAGGATGAACTGGGTTGCACTACAAACCTTCCGCCTACAAGTCACGAGCCAATTGTTACGACAATTTCTCCAAATTTAACCACCACTGCACTGCCACGTCCAACCGTCTGCTCGGTTGACCAATTCACTTGTTCCAA AGTGTTCCAGTGCGTTCAGCTTTCGCATAAGTGCAACAAGGTCATTGACTGCATCGATGGAACGGATGAATCTTCCTGTTCTTGCGGCGATTATTTAAAGGGCATTGGAAATTCTGAATTACTCTGCGACAACCATGTCGACTGCGCAGATTTTTCGGATGAAGCCGGATGTC ggactTGTCGATCGGATGAATATTACTCACTCGCTTCCGCGCAGTGCACTCCATACAAAGAAATGTGTAATAATCGTGTAAAGAATGCACAAGGCGATGATGAATCTCAATGCC tGGCCCTGATTCCGCAATACTTCTCTGTTGCACTCGATCGAACTGGAAGACCCAAACGTGAGCAATCGGGTTTAGTAGCCATGAACAAACTGGGGGTCTGGAATCCAATTTGCGTTCAAAATTGGTCGTCTTCGGTCAGTGACGAAATCTGCAGTTTCATTGGATATGg GCCTGGGCTTTCATACAGTTTACTTTCTGGTTCGAAGCTGCTTCCATTAAAACCATTGGAACCACCACAAGGATTCCTGTGGAATTCTTCAAAACCATCACAATCGCCATCGACTCTATTTAAAAGCGATCTTGGTTTGTTCAGCGAAGATTTCAATTTGACAGCATTACATTCGATTGCCAAACGACAATCTGTAACCTCTACAACGAGCGATTGCAAATTTGTGAATGTAACATGTAGCAACCAACTGTGCGGAATCCGACCGAATCTCGGCGGATGGGACACCTTGCCGAACACTGAAGGACGTTTCCCTTGGCATGCTACCCTTTTCCTCGAAGGCCAATATCTTTGCGGTGCAACGCTAGTGGCCCCTCAATGGCTACTAGTATCCTCCGTCTGTTTCCGCAACATTGA CTTGACCAAAGACTACGTAGCTGCCTTATTAGGTAGCAGGAGGCTGATACCATTTACTTCACCGATGGAACAAATTCTGCGTGTTGCAAATAGCGTGAAAATTTCTACAACCAGCAAGATGACCCTTCTCTTCCTTGAACGGCCCGTCAAGTTGACTGAACATGTGAACCACGTTTGTTTAGCTTCATC TAGGGAAGCTGTGCGCAACCTCATCAAGAACCAATGCGTGGCAGTCGGAATGAATGGAACGCTACTGGCTAGTTCGGCTAGTTTTTCGcaaataaaattgaatgtCGGTCGTACACTTTTGGCCACCTGGACCAACAACGAAACTATCTCTTGCCCTTCG GACAAGTGGTCTGGTAACGTAGTTTGCTCCGATGGCTTTACCTGGTATGCCGTTGCCGTCTTTGAGCGTGATTGTTCTAAAAGAGAACCATATGTTAACACTCTCGAGGGAATTTGGCAAAATTTTGATACCATTAGGGAAACtataa CGTGCAaccaaacaaatttaaaagcTATCCAGAGGAAAAAACGGCAGCTTCAAATTTCGTGTACAA tGCCAGTCCTACCAGCGCCTAGGTGTGACTCTTGGCGTTGCCCATTGGGTGCTTGCCTGAGTAAGAATGAAACATGTGACGGCATCCCTAACTGTCGGGATCGCAGTGATGAAACAGAAGCTTGCCGTCCTGCTGAAAAGAATGAATTGATGCCATCCGTTAACTCATCAATATGTGATGAAAGCGAGTACAAATGTCTTGATGGTCAATGTATCCCTGGCGACGCACTTTGCGATGGTGTAGTTGATTGCGCCGCTGGTGAAGATGAAAAAGCGCCTTTTAGTGATCTAGAATGTCCCACTGATTTCTTTCGTTGTCTCAGTCCAGG acAAAACCGTAGTCAAGAAACGATCCCCATGTCAGCTGTCTGCGATGGTGCAGAGAATTGTTCAAACGGCATGGATGAGTCGAAGTGCGTGTCACTTAGTGCTGAATACCCGGTCATAGTTGACACAAATGG GAATCCATTGAAACTTTCACCGTCtggatttgttgttgttcgtgTAAACGGCGTGTGGTATCTTTACTGCGCAAACTTGTGGTCGGAGAAACTGACCGCTGGTACTTGTAGTGTTTTCGGTTTTGGGAAACGGGCTTCGTTTGAAGCTGTCGGTTCATCGGCCTTTTCACCGATCAGTAAGGCCAGTCAACAATGCTCACTTGCCGTTTTTCTTAATTGCGCCTAG